From the Leishmania braziliensis MHOM/BR/75/M2904 WGS CADA00000000 data, contig 41, whole genome shotgun sequence genome, the window ACTACCCACTGTTTCCCAACCTGAGCACTTGGCTTGCTCCGTTTCGAGCTCTCCGATGCCGCGATGGCGAGTCCGATGGGCACCGCAGCCGTCCCAATGAGCAGCAAGTGGGCCCAATCGAGGCTCCTATGCACCCCAAGCGAATGGGCCACACTCACGGCCGGCGTGCGCATCTGCCCACGGAATGAATGTGCCGGGATGCGTCATGGCTGACGTGGCTGTCCCTGACCGAAACATACGCGCTGCATTTGAAATGGTCTGTGGAGGCAGCTGCAAGGCGTGGCTGCGAGAACTCTGGGCTGAAGGCTGCGACTggctctgctgcgcgcggtggATCCGTGGggatgtgcgcgcgcgctgctccctctctcctctcgcgctttgaaagggtggcggtggcgggcgcGGTGTCGAAAGAGGTGAGATGACATGGCGCAGAATCGCCTGCGTGCGGGTCAACATGTCTGCAAACGTTGTAGTGCCGTGTGCCGTGTGGCTCTGTGGGCTCCTTTTCTTACTGCTCGGATGCCTCCTGGCGTTCCTCGTGGAAGGAGGGCCGTGTGCGGTGGGCCTGCGCTATCCACAACGAGGAAAGTGATGCCACTGGCAACGTGGTTTTCCTCTGATTCTTCTGTCCATCCCTTTGCTGTATGGGCTggccacctctctttctgggAGGGGCGGGGCTGAGGAACGCCACTGCTCATCCCCAAAAGACACTCCAAAGAAGATGatgtgtgctgcgcagcgaacTCAGTCAACCTGTTGCGGCGTATGTCTCTGCGAAGGCGCGTTGGTGAGTCGGTGTGCCTTTTtgtttggggggagggttgtgtgcgtggagaGTTCCAAGAACCCgatgcggcagaggcgaccCTGTTTGCAGAGTCGTCCGCTTTCGGCTCCCTATTCCGCTGCACCGGCCcgactccttctctctccgggacctttttttctgctcgtgcctgcgtgtcacGTCGCGGTGCGCTACCAGCAAAGGCTCAACCGCGAGAACTTACGTCTGCCCGTCCCGTGCCCATCGCTCATCCACGCTCCACTTTctttccgctgctcctcatgcGCCTTGGACCGCACCTGTGCCGGATTCGCTGCTTTCTCCCGTGTCGCTACTTGCGTGCTGTGCGATTCCTGCGCAGTGTGGCAGTCGTTACGGTGCGCGGCACGGGCGCCGCGCTGAAGGGGGATATGGAGGCAACACACCCAGCGTGCCACCATGATGCCAACGACGGGGTGCTCCATGAGCGGTATGCGCGGGAACGGACGGGCTCCAACGGTGATGGCGTGACGCAAGGAGCCCTCTTGGGATGACCacgcctgcacctcgccaGAGAAGCGGTATCTGCGACGACCGACGTGTACACAGAGTTCGCTCCGCGCTGTTGAGCCGCGATCTCGTTCAGCCAAAACCTCTGCGTGAGTAGACCTCAGACTCTGGCGGACCGCTGCAGGCTTTGCGCAGAGCCCATTCCTCTCTTGGCCATTCACATCCCTGTGTGCTGCGTGAGGTGACGAAGGAGGTGCGCTCTCCCCTTGCCGCTACTCCGCACTACTGCTCCGTGTGCCATGCATACTGCTTCCGTAGAGCTCTTGACGACGTAGCGCACCGTCCACCGGATAGTCGTAAGCAACACTGGCGATGCACATGAACCGTTGGCGATACACCCTGACAGCGGTGGCTCCTTCTCGACTCCCTCGCCCCCTATAACGTGCGCCTATTCCAAACggtgcgcctgcagggctTTCCCGCTCATCCCTGCACCAAAGGAggcttccctctcctgcgaTGCGCCGCGTAACAGTCTTCATGGCCACCATTGCAATCACcgcgacaccctctcccactgtaccggCGAAATCCTCCCAAGGGCGAGtgccagggtacacgggttagggttagggttagggttagggttagggttagggttccattggcggcgtgtaaaaccacaaaggcaatcgaatggcacttgaccttatagttggccgggttaatttgtctgggcaaaagaactggaagggggatgggggtggttggtgggatgtggtgatggatTAGCGAAATAtacaggctgggtgccataatgtttcccgattggaaattatggccacaggtcggaaATATGTGTTTCTGTTATGAATGATTACTTTCTATTGTccctttatttcttctctaaTGTGTTATTCATAAATGAAGTAATCCACTCTAagtgttgatgcggcccgcgacgaaaaaacgcccacccacccaaccctagacacgaatttctcggatgtccggaacggaccggaaggccacagaacggcggaCCGGTTTCCTTCCGCGGATGCGGGGTGTGTACTCCGGGAACCGTGGGAAGGTGAGGGCGTCGACTGtggcgtggacgaaccgcaTGTAGATGGTGAGTGAAAAATTTTCGGGTTGAAAAATTTCCTTTAAATGAACCGCTTTCTGTTCAGGTAATATTTTGCAATTCTCGTTTCAACAAAGTTTCAAAGTTTCCTTTCAAACAGATTCTCTTAACCCGTGAGCgtggtttcctttctttATACCTTCTTCCTGAtggggcgcgcccatcatccacccagttcccctttccttttcagaccaccctgtttttctacttttgtgcgtttgtagtttcctctgcgacaTGGGTCCCCGGTTGTTCccagcgatcccttcgggttctgtagcttccgtttttgtagatttgccgaccgcagcgccgccgggattcgtgtacgtgcgtccctgcgtgcgccgctggagctaGCGCTggtagcttgattgttttttcggtGGCTGACCGACtggtttcctttcttctggcgactccccgcatgtccgtttggcatgccgccctctgaccgtaatgaatgggcacccggtgggggaggcttccccggtaccggtgccaagccataagaaaaagcacacgaaagaagtccaagacgacttgatgtgctcctcacgcgactgaacgcggtagaggaggccggcggcataatcatgacgcggcgtcgcggtcgtggttgcgtgcctgccttgccgcttcccaatggggtcgcgaagattagttccatacccatctgccttccacaaatctttctcccttctcgccctctgttgtcttcaagaaattatatcttcgcgagcaccctatcacacaggacggtggcattagggttagggttagggttagggttagggttagggttccattggcggcgtgtaaaaccacaaaggcaatcgaatggcacttgaccttatagttggccgggttaatttgtctgggcaaaagaactggaagggggatgggggtggttggtgggatgtggtgatggatttgcgaaatatacaggctgggtgccataatgtttcccgattggaaattatggccacaggtcggaaATATGTGTTTCTGTTATGAATGATTACTTTCTATTGTccctttatttcttctctaaTGTGTTATTCATAAATGAAGTAATCCACTCTAagtgttgatgcggcccgcgacgaaaaaacgTCCCTGCGACACAAGCGCAcgtttccctttcctcccactcacccacatcACAAATGTCCGACAAACAGGAACGCCTCACAGAGGCAGAGCTGGACAGGACACTAAAAGTTTACCTTGCGCACAAGGCAACCCGTTCCATGGCGGAAATTGCAAAGAAGCAATACATGGAGGGCAAAACGAACACAAGCGAGTTCCTGGAAATGACAGCGGCAATGGCGGACTCCTTGTGGGAAAAAGCCGGCGAAAAAGGAGCCCCATCAATAGACGTCAAGAAGGAGATGATGGAGGCTCACAATATTTTCGCAGACAAGGAACTTCAAGAGGTGATGGACATGGAGGATAAGCGGAAAGAAGCCCGGGCGAAGATCAAAGCGACAAAGGACCCATTGGAGGGATATAAAACCAAGGTCGAATCGGCGATCCTGGCGCACCAGATGTCCCCAATggccgcggcaacggcgacaaTTCTACTCGGTCTGTCCGGACCAGAGTCACAAGAAATGAGCGCCGATGAGAGAATTGCCGAATGGCTGTCCATTTTTGTCGATGAGACGTGCTCGTCGCGATTGCTTGCCTACAACGTGCAGGTCGCCGAATCCGTCGCAGGAGGGATGCGACAATGGCGTAAAGTGTTGAAACGGCTGGACGCACCTCTCGTTCCGGAAACGGAACGACTCGCACACCTTAACCGTATCACACTTGAGGCGGCACAGAACGAGAAGCATAGTATCACACAAATTattgaaggaggaggcacgcacacaacacgcCCACGAGATATTTTTCGGACACCGCCaagagacggcagcgatctcctggaaggcggcgcgccgtaCGCACCCATCATCGGAGCAGATGGCTCGCAAGTCGCCGCCCTGGATATGAGCAGCTTCGGTGCCCTCACGGAAGAGTCCCAGTTAAGGATGCAGGACACCATTACGCATCTTATGAGGGAACAAAAAACGGCATCGCGAGTTTCAAATCATACCCAGGGACCCCGCAATTCTCAGAACAGCGGGAGAGGTGTAGGATTCCGGGGCAATTACCGGGGAAATGGCGGAGGTAATCGGCACGGTAACTaccgcggaggcgaagcgcaggAGGACTTTCTGTCCGAGTCAAAAATAAAGCCCGACGGGACCACCGCCGACGTTTCGAGGAAGGAACCCACACACCACCGAACAATTACATGCGGTGTTGCAAGATCATTTGCAAAAGAAGTGTGGGGAGGTGACATGCGCGCAGGTAAGACATCGAATATGGAACTCGATGCCATTTACAACGCATACCTTCCAAAGAAACGGATCGTTCCGTCGGACACGATGGTGCACCGTGATTGGAAACGCGCGCAACAGCTCGCGGCAAaggtgcaccgtcacggcgtCGTTTATTTCCCCATCTTCATTATGAAGCACTGGATCGCAGGGCTtttggagaaagggacgcgGGACTCAGCAGAAATACAGCTGAGCATCTTCgactccgcaccttctcccatagTGGAAGATAAACTGCGCAAGCACTTTCATATGGTCTGGCCGGCTTTGCGTTTGGTGAAGAGATTTTCACCACGTCAGGAACGCTAtagcgacgactgcggttTGTACATGTCTGCCGTATTTTTCGGCGATCATCTGGACATACAAATCGACCATAGCCAAGATATGGCaaagtgcatgcggcgcctgcttTACGCGGCGTCGAAACACCACCCGCCACGTGAATATTTCCTCgaaaaaatgaggaaaattCTGACGAACCACCCGGTGTCACGGAAAGATTTCTTCTACGACGAAATCGAGCACAAGCCGTGGTTGAAGAAAACCACGGTGAACTGTGAAGACACCTTTCACTTgggtggaggcgagaggcgcacgaCGAAATTCACGAACCCGAAACGGGATTCGAACCGTGCAAACAAAACATCAACACGCGCCCCACATCCACCTCTTCaccaaaagaaagaggaggtgacggTACGGACAAGTAGGGACCGAATTGAGCGCAAGAAAAGCGCACCGCCGACGCGTGTGGCAGCGTCAAAAACGCCCTCTCGGAAACGTCCGGAGAGATCCGCAATGGATGCTCCACTCCCACGGCGAAAAGCCGCGAAGAATAGTGTCAGAAAAACACCACCGCGAACCTCAGCTCGCAGGAACGGAAACAATACACGCTCTGTACGGTCGAGCGGGTTTCCATCACCGAGAGCGGAGGTGTCACAACGATGCGTGTCCGTCACCCACGCGCCTCTAACTGAGAACGTGGAGGGAAAGAATACGACAAACGCGTCACCACACGTCCCGCAAGGAAAATGCATTTCCGAGTGGACAGAGCTCACCTTTTCTGAAGCAAATAAATACGCTAAAAAGGTGTACGAAGCAGTCCTGGATCACCTgtgggctgcgacggctctggcgcgagtGGGTGACGGTGTGGCACGCGGCTTGAGTGACACAGCCATCGGACAACAGCGCGTGAGGCACAAGATGACACCATTGAGACCATACAGTGTccaggagatgctgaagcttctCGGGAAAACGATCCACATTGCCGAGGCCTCACCGAGCGATCTGGGGGAGGTGATTGTCCGTGAGGAACACCAACTCGAGGAGGTGACCTTGGACCCCTCAACCGACGAATTGTATCTCGTCCGTGGAGCTTCAGTACCGACACTTTCGGAGGAAGTGAAAGGGTACAAATTTCTGCTTGGCGCAAGCCTCCGGGAGGCACCGGAAGACATGAATGGCGCGCGCTATCCGAGTTATTATGTCCTTACAAAGGATGCCTCGGAGGCGAccgtgggtgtgtatgttcCCACAGCCTTGACGCACTACAATCCATCCAAGCGACAGCGTGCACCGCGACACGCGTTGAGATATGTACCTCTCCCgcgaagtgcggcatcagaggcacaccaggaCCATACAAACGGACCGCGACCGCGCCTGGTGAGGAGAAAAGGATGGCcagacgacggcgccgggaATCAACTCGgcgacgatgaggaggacggtGGGCCGTACAGCGTTCCAGGAAACCGGAAAGGCGATGGGTAcgcggacgtcgacgcgaacATCTCGGCCGAGGCCACGCGTGCACTCGAGGATCTACGCTCCAATCCTTTAaacatgcagggcaggcctctttcccaagaagaagaggcggaggtctgcccgagaaactggttcctcttcgccgcgaaacCGCCACACATCTCACAGCTGGCATGGAGTCTTGTGCGGCccgacactcgcgcacaccacttgcgatggttgacgcgaatcaagtcgatgaactcggaacagatgctcatgcgctttccggcggcatgcatcgacttgattctgTCGACCGCAAGGGCCCGCAAATGGAAGTGGGCAACCACCGcgaaggcctttgccgcggtggcgggtgcgctgcgcgacctgccgctctactcgacgcaggcgcggggtattcgccttcaggacgatcccgagtggcgaagcgcttttggcacggtgcagcgttacatgaaggagtcggtgccggatgcgcctccctttGTTTCGCGACGCCAAGTCGAAGCGATCATCGGAAGACTCCGACTCGGTCACCCTcgtgccgcgctgttcctcgccatgatgtggggattcgcagcgcgagcgtgcgACATTTCCACGCTGCGAGCGAAGGACGTGACGCTTTTCCCGGGACCGCCGACAAGCACACGCGTGAaagtcacgctgacgatccgcaagggaaagggtgccaaaACACGCGGCCCTTACCCGGTCCCATCGATGCTGACGAGGGACCTCGCAgcgacactgcaggagatgctggtccAGAAGAAACCATCCGAGGAGCTCTTTgcaccacacgtggaggagctgcgggcactgatcgcccaggaggtgcgaagagagatgcgaggtgcacagctgccctcgatccggaaaggcgcgctccgttgtatggcggaagcgggtgtcccGCTGAAGGACCTGATGATGATTTccgggcacgcgaagcaggccacgctgctgcgctatcttgggtatggccagcagcctacggtggaggccgagaccgcaagggacaacgccggaagagcgctattccagaccctctagaggctgcggcttccgtgttccgtttccgatcgcaagagtcatcgtgcgcgaatctcggaatcgcaccacaggaggtggcggccatggtggaccagatgtccggtttcatccaagtgctgacggagcgaccggcactcgtgaagcagtggccgctgcacctgaaacggaacacaccactggacatggataccgtgctggcgatgccgacaaaacgcgcctcaacgaagcggtttctccagcgaatccagtgctttctggatccctccttctacgatgggttgcggacgtcgaggacCATCAAAAAGTGCGTGCTCACAACGGCGGAAATCCAACAGGcggtcgagatgggcaagttcGAACCGTGCCcgatcagcgacatcggcgcccaggtgcaattgccagagggcatgcacggggtgaacgtcttcacggtgccggagctgaaaggacgacgacgcctcatcacggagcccctgctgaaccgcgtgatccccaaacatcacgtcccgcgcgtccactacgacacgcgcctcggaagacgacagcggctgcgatacgcccgttacatgctacagatcgacttcgaagcttattacgacgctatcccgatcgcggcgacactccgtaacaagttcgtttttcgagccaggcatgacgggcgatactaccgccttcgtactctcccgaccggcgcgcgatggagcgttgccgtcggccaggcggtgacgtggacgattgtggacatcgacacgcccgtcaccatcaccacgctcatcgacaacattctcgtggccgcacgcgaaggtcaggagcgtgagtttgtgctcgcggtgcgcacggtcgtcgcacgcatcaaggcggcgaacctgatgacgtcacccaaccgggacgagctggaggcgatgtcggacgaggaaatcctgcagctggcgagtgccaacaccgtttttctcggtgaagaatacacatggaatggccgagagcggctgatccgcaactcggtgaagacggtggcgaagttgaagcttgcgctccaaaagaccagccacaccatacgcagcctggcctcgctcatctcgctgatcttcttcgcgctccacaccacgcaaatgaaccccgcacgggcattcaagctgctgagagcctacCGAGGCATATACCGGCTGACGTTCCGCGGGTACGACTGGGACGACGCGGTTCCGTACAtcgactcctccgtggcgcggtcgctgcaggagatcggcggcgcactggtacagaatccgtggtggaaaatctcggacgagagacacccaacgacggacgaggcgacctatgacgcggtggccttcaccgacgcgtcgctggagggctggggtgctgtgcttcacctccgcgacgcgggAGCCGATTACATGTGGACCTatcggcggcgctggagcgaAGACATGTAACGGAGGCTCATCGGCGACGACagagtcttcgcgaccccattgggaagcggcaaggcaggcacgcaaccacgaccgcggcgccgcgtcatgattatgccgccggtcccctctaccgcgctcggtcgcgtgaggagcacatcaagtcgtcttggacttcttttgtgtgctttttcttatggcttggcaccggtaccggggaagcctccccccatAGCACGCGGTTAGCCATCCATATCTTGTGAGCGATGTGGTCGCACCGTCCTCCGGAGAGTCGGCCGTCAGGTTCCGGCTCCCCTCGGATGTTTCTGGTGACGATCatatctcgccgccctcctcgcggcgccgctcttcgcatAGCGGACACCACGtgtgccggaggaacggcacgccaaacggttcaactcggtgaacctccagcgaccctgtcgcgtccaccccgaagtgtcgcgagtaggcgtccgccggattccgcgcaccctcgacgTAGAAAAACACTACATCGATCCCTCTGTTGTACCAGAGGTCGTAGGTGTACTCGAAAAGTTTGTTCAGGGCGtagcctctgccaatgccgccgaaaccgttcaggtgtttctgcgcaatgacaatcgcacggtggtccgtggcaagcgcgattcgcgctccgttgggcaccctgtggtgctccaccaggtgtcgcagcattagttgagccgcgcgtggttccgcgtgtgccgagtaccgcgcctggaagcggtcCGCCTGCAGGTCTGGGTCCTCGAACCGGCCACCCGAccggacgcggcgacgcagctggtactggcgcagtttttcgaggacgcgttccgcctcgccatcgttgccgccgagttgccgttccaggtcctcggtccagcgctgccgataggtccacatttctgtggcgcccgcgtcgcgaaggtgaagtacagcaccccagccctccagcgacgcgtcggtgaaggcca encodes:
- a CDS encoding TATE DNA Transposon; this translates as MSDKQERLTEAELDRTLKVYLAHKATRSMAEIAKKQYMEGKTNTSEFLEMTAAMADSLWEKAGEKGAPSIDVKKEMMEAHNIFADKELQEVMDMEDKRKEARAKIKATKDPLEGYKTKVESAILAHQMSPMAAATATILLGLSGPESQEMSADERIAEWLSIFVDETCSSRLLAYNVQVAESVAGGMRQWRKVLKRLDAPLVPETERLAHLNRITLEAAQNEKHSITQIIEGGGTHTTRPRDIFRTPPRDGSDLLEGGAPYAPIIGADGSQVAALDMSSFGALTEESQLRMQDTITHLMREQKTASRVSNHTQGPRNSQNSGRGVGFRGNYRGNGGGNRHGNYRGGEAQEDFLSESKIKPDGTTADVSRKEPTHHRTITCGVARSFAKEVWGGDMRAGKTSNMELDAIYNAYLPKKRIVPSDTMVHRDWKRAQQLAAKVHRHGVVYFPIFIMKHWIAGLLEKGTRDSAEIQLSIFDSAPSPIVEDKLRKHFHMVWPALRLVKRFSPRQERYSDDCGLYMSAVFFGDHLDIQIDHSQDMAKCMRRLLYAASKHHPPREYFLEKMRKILTNHPVSRKDFFYDEIEHKPWLKKTTVNCEDTFHLGGGERRTTKFTNPKRDSNRANKTSTRAPHPPLHQKKEEVTVRTSRDRIERKKSAPPTRVAASKTPSRKRPERSAMDAPLPRRKAAKNSVRKTPPRTSARRNGNNTRSVRSSGFPSPRAEVSQRCVSVTHAPLTENVEGKNTTNASPHVPQGKCISEWTELTFSEANKYAKKVYEAVLDHLWAATALARVGDGVARGLSDTAIGQQRVRHKMTPLRPYSVQEMLKLLGKTIHIAEASPSDLGEVIVREEHQLEEVTLDPSTDELYLVRGASVPTLSEEVKGYKFLLGASLREAPEDMNGARYPSYYVLTKDASEATVGVYVPTALTHYNPSKRQRAPRHALRYVPLPRSAASEAHQDHTNGPRPRLVRRKGWPDDGAGNQLGDDEEDGGPYSVPGNRKGDGYADVDANISAEATRALEDLRSNPLNMQGRPLSQEEEAEVCPRNWFLFAAKPPHISQLMESCAARHSRTPLAMVDANQVDELGTDAHALSGGMHRLDSVDRKGPQMEVGNHREGLCRGGGCAARPAALLDAGAGYSPSGRSRVAKRFWHGAALHEGVGAGCASLCFATPSRSDHRKTPTRSPSCRAVPRHDVGIRSASVRHFHAASEGRDAFPGTADKHTRESHADDPQGKGCQNTRPLPGPIDADEGPRSDTAGDAGPEETIRGALCTTRGGAAGTDRPGGAKRDARCTAALDPERRAPLYGGSGCPAEGPDDDFRAREAGHAAALSWVWPAAYGGGRDRKGQRRKSAIPDPLEAAASVFRFRSQESSCANLGIAPQEVAAMVDQMSGFIQVLTERPALVKQWPLHLKRNTPLDMDTVLAMPTKRASTKRFLQRIQCFLDPSFYDGLRTSRTIKKCVLTTAEIQQAVEMGKFEPCPISDIGAQVQLPEGMHGVNVFTVPELKGRRRLITEPLLNRVIPKHHVPRVHYDTRLGRRQRLRYARYMLQIDFEAYYDAIPIAATLRNKFVFRARHDGRYYRLRTLPTGARWSVAVGQAVTWTIVDIDTPVTITTLIDNILVAAREGQEREFVLAVRTVVARIKAANLMTSPNRDELEAMSDEEILQLASANTVFLGEEYTWNGRERLIRNSVKTVAKLKLALQKTSHTIRSLASLISLIFFALHTTQMNPARAFKLLRAYRGIYRLTFRGYDWDDAVPYIDSSVARSLQEIGGALVQNPWWKISDERHPTTDEATYDAVAFTDASLEGWGAVLHLRDAGADYMWTYRRRWSEDM